The Bacteroidia bacterium genome segment AGTTTTGGTTCAGAAATGCTTACATATTTGTACTTTGTTCCGGTTCCCCAGTAAGTAGAATCATTTGAATATGTGTCAACTGTTATTTCTATAGTCTTATTTAATGTAGTGTCTTTTACAGTAATAAACTGTTCGTATACATCTTTCGGCATATTGTCCGGAACTTTCATTTTTTCAACTAAGTTTGTTCCAACTTTATAAGGTAAAAAATCAATTAATGGAAGATGTGCATATGAATACCACATAATACCAGAAATTATTAAAGCTCCGACACCAGCAAATAACCATTGTTTGTCGCATGATAAATATGGTTTAAATCTTTTTTGTTGAATAAATAATACTAATACCGGGATCATTATTATTACATTCTTGTAGAATGTTTGCCAGTTCGAAAGTTTAATAGCATCTCCAAAACAACCACAATCTGATACTTTGTTAGAAATTGCTAGCCATAAAGTTAATGGAAGGAAGAATAGCATTAATAATAATGCTCCCCAGGTTGAAAGTCTCAGTTTAAAACCAAAGAATAAACAAAATCCAATAATAAATTCTGCGCCAATCATTATTACTGAAAATGCAAATGCATATGGAGCAAGCCATTCCATTCCTAAAGCTTCAAAATATTCTTTGAATTTATAAGTAGAACCAAGTGGATCAACTGCTTTAATAAAGCCAGAAAACATAAATACTGCTCCAACAAGTACCCTGCAAATAAGTCTTAAAATTTTCATTGTTTAATATTTTACATTAAGCGTATAAAATTAATCATTTTATAAAATAACAGTATTTTATAAGGTAGTATTATAAAACATTTTAAACTTTTTTAAGATGTTTTTCTAATTCGGTTTTGATTTTATTGAAAATATCTTCGGGGTTACACATATTTTGATTACTGTCACTACAATCAATTCTTTTAAAATTATTTTCAATTTTACATAAATGAAGATATTCACTTCTTACCTGCTCCTGAAAATCTAGATTTTTCTCATGAATATCGCTATTCCCGTTTAAATAATCTC includes the following:
- a CDS encoding DoxX family protein yields the protein MKILRLICRVLVGAVFMFSGFIKAVDPLGSTYKFKEYFEALGMEWLAPYAFAFSVIMIGAEFIIGFCLFFGFKLRLSTWGALLLMLFFLPLTLWLAISNKVSDCGCFGDAIKLSNWQTFYKNVIIMIPVLVLFIQQKRFKPYLSCDKQWLFAGVGALIISGIMWYSYAHLPLIDFLPYKVGTNLVEKMKVPDNMPKDVYEQFITVKDTTLNKTIEITVDTYSNDSTYWGTGTKYKYVSISEPKLVKKGYETPIHDFSINKPDGTNILDSVLEIDNYTFILVLKKVEEANISNIEQINILANWAKSKNLLFLGLTSSLEQEINSFINSSKTTFEYYTCDETTLKTMIRANPGVIVLKKGIIVAKWHSNDIPSPEDFEKEFLTK